CAAAATACATACGGGGACGGGGACGGTTACGGTTACGGTTACGGGGACGGTTACGGTTACGGGGACGGGAACGGGAACGGTTACGGTTACGGTTACGGTTACGGGGACGGTTACGGGGACGGGGACGGGGACGGGTACGGGGACGTTACGAGGACGGGGACGGGTATTAAAAGAAAATATAAATGAAAACTTTAATTTTAGGTTGTGGTTCCCATGTGAACACCAAAGAAAAGGACCACATATACTGTGATTTAAGACCTTATCAGAACGTGGATGTTGTTCATGACCTTGATGTTTACCCTTGGCCATTTGAAGATAATTCAATTTTGAATATTTCAGCAGTCCACCTGGTAGAGCATTTAAAAAACGGATTATTGCCGTTCATGGATGAATGTTGGCGAATTCTCATGCCTGGGGGAGCATTGTATATTGAAACACCTTGTGCAGGGATGGACCCTGATTTGGAGTTTGCAGACCCCACTCATGTGAGATGTTACCGACCGTACACATTTACAAATTATTTTCTTAGGTCTGGAAATTGGAAAGCTGAATTACACAACAAGAGCCTGGAATATACTTCATTTATCAGTTCGGAATCAGGCTCAAATAAGAATTGCATCATTGTTCACTGTAACGCAATTAAATGATTGGAATAGTTGCCATAATATACCAGGAAAAATATTGGAAGGAAACTGAACTCTTTTGGCTCAGACAAACGACCCAGTTTA
This DNA window, taken from Candidatus Vicinibacter affinis, encodes the following:
- a CDS encoding methyltransferase domain-containing protein, whose protein sequence is MKTLILGCGSHVNTKEKDHIYCDLRPYQNVDVVHDLDVYPWPFEDNSILNISAVHLVEHLKNGLLPFMDECWRILMPGGALYIETPCAGMDPDLEFADPTHVRCYRPYTFTNYFLRSGNWKAELHNKSLEYTSFISSESGSNKNCIIVHCNAIK